A single genomic interval of Lathyrus oleraceus cultivar Zhongwan6 chromosome 7, CAAS_Psat_ZW6_1.0, whole genome shotgun sequence harbors:
- the LOC127104557 gene encoding uncharacterized protein LOC127104557 translates to MAIRNDHAIDDALESVAQALHGQQNQAGDKFRGLGKFQRNNPPTFKGRYDPEGAQVWLKEIEKIFRVMACTEEQKVLFGCNYWRNTLLKMCVARRRLNSLRLSKENMTVVEYAVKFEELVKLCPHYNGVTMDASKSIKFENRLRHEIKQDINYQDIHRFPTLVNKCRILFHSL, encoded by the exons ATGGCTATAAGAAATGACCACGCTATTGATGATGCTTTAGAGTCAGTGGCTCAGGCACTACACGGACAACAAAATCAGGCAGGTGATAAGTTTCGTGGGTTGGGAAAATTCCAGAGGAATAATCCACCGACATTCAAAGGCAGGTATGATCCGGAGGGTGCTCAGGTGTGGCTCAAAGAGATCGAGAAGATCTTCCGAGTAATGGCATGTACTGAAGAACAAAAAGTATTATTTG GGTGCAATTATTGGAGAAATACCTTACTGAAGATGTGCGTAGCAAGAAGGAGATTGAATTCCTTGAGATTAAGCAAGGAAAACATGACAGTTGTTGAATATGCTGTCAAGTTTGAGGAGCTAGTGAAGTTATGTCCTCATTACAATGGTGTAACTATGGATGCATCTAAATCCATTAAGTTTGAGAACAGACTGCGGCATGAGATTAAGCAGGATATTAACTACCAGGATATTCATAGGTTTCCTACTCTAGTGAACAAGTGTAGGATTTTGTTCCACTCACTATAA